A window from Nitrospira sp. ND1 encodes these proteins:
- a CDS encoding Ku protein translates to MPRSLWKGSISFGLVNIPVVLYSAENRNSFDLTLLDRRDMKPVGFKRYNKETGKEVAWDHIVKGYEYDKSRYVVLTDEDFRRANVEATQTIDILSFVRAEDISPTSFETPYYLAPDKRGEKSYALLRETLTKTGKVAIATVVIRTRQYIAALIPWSEMMVLNTLRYANELRPIKDLEIPAKSLKATGVTPREIEMATKLVEEMSDSWKPVQYKDTYHDDLMRLINKRIKAGKTEVVTAPDKGEAGEKPGRAKVVDLMALLKRSVQQSGQPKRHLPKRERQAGRKTA, encoded by the coding sequence ATGCCGCGATCGCTCTGGAAAGGATCCATCAGTTTTGGGCTCGTCAATATTCCTGTTGTGCTCTATTCGGCCGAAAACCGGAACAGTTTCGATCTGACGCTCCTCGACCGTCGCGACATGAAACCGGTCGGATTCAAGCGCTACAACAAGGAGACGGGCAAGGAAGTGGCGTGGGACCACATCGTCAAAGGGTATGAATATGACAAAAGCCGTTACGTCGTTCTGACGGACGAAGATTTTCGACGCGCGAATGTCGAGGCCACGCAGACCATCGATATCCTGAGCTTCGTGCGCGCGGAAGATATTTCGCCCACGTCCTTTGAGACGCCGTATTACCTGGCGCCTGATAAACGGGGAGAAAAGAGTTATGCGCTCCTGCGCGAAACGTTGACCAAGACAGGGAAGGTTGCCATTGCCACGGTTGTGATCAGGACGAGGCAATATATCGCCGCGCTGATTCCCTGGAGTGAGATGATGGTGTTGAACACGCTGCGCTATGCCAACGAACTTCGGCCGATCAAGGATCTCGAGATTCCGGCGAAGAGCTTAAAGGCGACAGGCGTGACGCCACGAGAGATAGAGATGGCGACCAAACTGGTGGAGGAAATGTCGGATAGCTGGAAGCCGGTTCAATACAAGGACACCTATCACGACGATCTCATGCGATTGATCAATAAGCGGATCAAGGCCGGAAAAACTGAAGTGGTGACAGCGCCGGACAAAGGCGAAGCCGGGGAAAAGCCTGGCCGTGCCAAAGTCGTGGATTTGATGGCACTCCTCAAGCGAAGCGTGCAACAGTCCGGACAACCAAAGCGGCATTTGCCGAAACGTGAGCGACAGGCCGGTCGCAAAACGGCATGA
- the ligD gene encoding DNA ligase D: protein MGLQQYWKKRNFQRTPEPRGKNVPPDGRLRFVIQKHAASRLHYDFRLELNGTLKSWAVPKGPSLDPAQKRLAVHVEDHPLEYAGFEGVIPEKQYGGGTVLLWDRGYWEPIGDPGSSYRRGRLTFSLHGEKLHGIWNLVRMGGRKEGGKENWLLIKEDDEEAQRGKGGDITQTLGESVASGRNLEQIAAGGHAVWQSKRPSGKRSPAGSVHRPIKRAPAPGARKASLARWMAPQLATLVSTSPEGPEWVHELKYDGYRMLCRVKDGTATLLTRNGHDWTAKLPHVAAAAVDLRVNSAWLDGEVVALLPDGRVSFQWLQNAFEAHTDSHLVYVVFDLLYLDGYDLRPIPLIERKRLLSALLQDNSQSTLIRYSAHIAGQGEVAFAEACRSGMEGLIAKRADASYLAGRNRNWVKVKCGRRQEFVIGGFTDPSGSRTVFGALLLGVFDENGRLRYAGRTGTGFSNRSLAELHARLKRLQRTKSPFVNPPGGSQAAGVHWVKPTLVAEVAFAEWTNEGQLRHASFQGLREDKDAGSVVAERTSENASSEKPGQPNDRTKRTGRKNRAAQGDSKRASSAQATVVGGVTLSHPDRVLFPEQAVTKLALARYYEAVRDWILPHVKDRPLTLVRCPEGYQKDCFYQKHANDQMPDVIGRVEVPADQGSACYTIAHSLEALLGLVQIGVLEIHTWGAKRDKLDRPDRMILDLDPGPAVDWSSVIEGAQLLRTLLRELNLTSFVKTTGGKGLHVVVPLQRVHTWDEVKTFSKSLAEHLERLIPERFVATMSKAKRQGKIYVDYLRNAQGATAVAAYSTRARPGAPVSVPLAWDELSIDLRSDSFTLVNLPDRLRRLSKDPWAEYGATKQRLTKTMRLRLT, encoded by the coding sequence ATGGGGCTTCAGCAATATTGGAAGAAGCGAAACTTCCAGAGGACGCCGGAGCCTCGGGGTAAGAACGTCCCGCCTGACGGTCGACTGCGGTTCGTCATCCAAAAGCATGCCGCTTCCCGTCTCCACTATGATTTTCGTCTCGAACTGAATGGCACACTGAAAAGTTGGGCGGTTCCGAAAGGGCCGAGTCTGGATCCGGCGCAAAAGCGCCTGGCTGTGCATGTGGAGGATCATCCGCTGGAGTATGCCGGGTTCGAGGGGGTCATTCCCGAGAAACAGTATGGTGGCGGCACGGTGCTGCTTTGGGACCGGGGCTACTGGGAGCCGATCGGTGACCCCGGTTCCAGTTATCGCCGTGGACGCCTCACGTTCAGCCTGCACGGGGAAAAGTTGCATGGCATCTGGAATCTGGTGCGCATGGGTGGTCGAAAGGAAGGGGGTAAGGAAAATTGGCTCCTCATCAAAGAGGATGATGAAGAGGCGCAGCGCGGGAAAGGGGGCGACATTACGCAGACCCTGGGGGAGAGTGTGGCGAGCGGAAGAAATCTGGAGCAGATTGCCGCCGGAGGACATGCCGTGTGGCAGTCGAAGCGACCATCGGGGAAAAGGAGTCCCGCCGGGTCCGTGCATCGTCCTATCAAAAGAGCTCCTGCTCCGGGAGCTCGAAAAGCCTCGCTAGCGCGATGGATGGCTCCGCAGCTGGCGACGCTGGTCTCGACTTCTCCTGAAGGGCCGGAATGGGTGCACGAACTCAAGTATGACGGCTATCGAATGCTCTGTCGGGTGAAAGACGGCACAGCAACCTTGTTGACCAGAAACGGCCATGACTGGACCGCAAAGCTGCCCCATGTCGCTGCAGCGGCGGTAGACCTCCGGGTCAACAGCGCCTGGCTTGACGGTGAAGTAGTCGCGTTGCTTCCGGATGGGCGGGTCAGCTTTCAATGGTTACAAAATGCCTTCGAGGCGCATACCGACAGTCACCTGGTCTATGTCGTCTTCGATCTGCTCTATCTCGATGGGTACGATCTGCGGCCGATCCCCCTGATTGAGCGCAAACGTCTCCTGTCAGCTCTCCTTCAAGATAACTCACAGTCCACGCTGATTCGATATAGCGCCCACATCGCCGGGCAGGGCGAGGTGGCCTTTGCCGAGGCCTGTCGAAGCGGTATGGAGGGACTGATTGCCAAACGCGCCGACGCCTCCTATCTCGCAGGGCGAAATCGCAATTGGGTGAAGGTCAAATGTGGCCGGCGGCAGGAATTCGTCATCGGCGGATTCACCGATCCCTCCGGATCGCGGACCGTGTTCGGTGCGTTGCTGCTGGGTGTGTTCGATGAGAATGGTCGATTGCGATATGCCGGACGAACCGGGACGGGCTTTTCAAACCGTTCCCTTGCGGAACTGCACGCTCGCTTGAAACGATTACAACGAACGAAATCACCTTTCGTGAATCCACCGGGCGGGAGTCAGGCTGCGGGAGTGCATTGGGTGAAGCCGACGCTGGTCGCCGAAGTCGCATTTGCCGAGTGGACCAATGAAGGTCAATTGCGGCACGCCTCCTTCCAAGGCTTGCGTGAGGACAAAGACGCTGGTTCCGTCGTTGCCGAGCGCACATCGGAGAACGCTTCGAGTGAGAAGCCCGGACAACCGAACGATCGCACGAAGAGAACTGGGCGAAAGAACCGCGCCGCTCAAGGGGATTCAAAAAGGGCTTCATCTGCTCAAGCGACCGTGGTCGGGGGAGTAACCCTGAGTCATCCGGACCGCGTGCTGTTTCCGGAGCAAGCCGTCACCAAGCTGGCGCTCGCCAGGTACTATGAGGCCGTCCGCGATTGGATCCTTCCGCACGTGAAGGACCGTCCGTTGACGCTCGTGCGTTGTCCTGAAGGGTATCAAAAAGATTGTTTTTATCAGAAACATGCGAATGATCAGATGCCTGATGTGATCGGAAGAGTGGAGGTTCCTGCAGATCAAGGGAGTGCCTGCTATACGATCGCCCACTCGCTCGAGGCGTTGCTGGGACTGGTTCAGATCGGTGTGCTGGAGATTCATACCTGGGGGGCGAAGCGGGATAAACTGGATCGTCCCGACCGGATGATCCTCGACCTGGATCCTGGTCCCGCTGTGGACTGGTCGTCCGTCATCGAAGGAGCCCAACTACTTCGTACGTTGTTGCGCGAATTGAATCTGACCTCCTTCGTCAAAACCACGGGCGGGAAAGGTCTGCATGTCGTCGTGCCGTTGCAGCGCGTGCACACCTGGGATGAGGTCAAGACGTTCTCAAAATCTCTCGCGGAACATCTCGAACGCCTGATTCCCGAACGGTTCGTGGCCACCATGTCGAAGGCCAAGCGCCAGGGAAAGATCTATGTCGATTACCTGCGCAATGCGCAGGGCGCGACGGCCGTGGCCGCTTATTCCACGCGCGCCAGGCCGGGCGCGCCGGTGTCAGTGCCGCTGGCATGGGACGAACTCTCGATCGACCTGCGGTCCGACAGTTTCACGCTCGTCAATCTGCCGGATCGACTCCGCCGACTGTCCAAAGACCCGTGGGCAGAGTACGGTGCGACGAAACAACGACTCACGAAAACAATGCGGCTTAGACTCACCTAG
- a CDS encoding outer membrane protein, with protein MTRLGNIVAVSFLWFAAGMLHPHSAFAEWYVAGQFGANLADRLSDIRGTGDLSGFRAPDFDLQNSFLYGGKVGTFPGNGWFGVELDAFHSTPHIKNLDDVPGIHMRVTNVGVNLLVRYPGVTFQPYAGIGAGAAIARIGDSATTRGNTDVSSAVNVLLGMRAFITPYVAVYTEYKYNQSTFEFNQAFGPAGGFNGDYDAHILVTGLSYHF; from the coding sequence ATGACGCGGTTAGGCAATATAGTGGCGGTGAGCTTTTTGTGGTTTGCGGCGGGCATGCTACACCCTCATTCGGCTTTCGCAGAATGGTATGTGGCGGGCCAGTTCGGCGCGAACCTGGCCGACCGGCTCAGCGACATTCGCGGGACCGGCGATCTAAGCGGATTTCGTGCGCCGGATTTCGATCTTCAGAATTCGTTTCTCTACGGGGGAAAAGTGGGGACGTTTCCCGGTAACGGCTGGTTCGGAGTGGAACTCGACGCCTTCCATAGCACGCCGCACATCAAGAATCTGGATGATGTGCCCGGAATTCATATGCGGGTCACGAATGTGGGGGTGAATTTGCTGGTGCGTTACCCAGGGGTGACGTTTCAGCCCTATGCTGGGATCGGCGCCGGCGCGGCGATTGCGCGCATCGGAGATTCGGCGACGACGCGTGGGAATACCGACGTGTCTTCGGCGGTGAACGTGCTGCTGGGAATGAGAGCCTTCATCACCCCTTACGTGGCGGTGTATACCGAGTACAAATATAATCAGTCCACCTTCGAGTTCAACCAGGCATTCGGACCGGCGGGTGGGTTTAACGGAGATTATGATGCGCACATCCTGGTCACCGGCCTGTCCTACCATTTCTAG
- the treZ gene encoding malto-oligosyltrehalose trehalohydrolase: MSGSATVVPEQPHGNQAPSAGRKRLGAQVIQDGVQFRCWAPKPAQLDVVLEPHGTVHPLTRGADGYWTGVIPEAKAGMSYRYRLDGNSLYPDPCSRYQPDGPHGPSLIVDPDTFVWRDRGWPGLTMHGQVIYELHIGAFTPEGTFDAAVTRLDTLKDLGITVIEIMPVAEFPGRWNWGYDGVGLYAPAHVYGEPDALKRFVDEAHLRGLGVILDVVYNHLGPDGNYLPAFSDEYLTDRYPNEWGQAINFDGPGSKEVREFFIQNACYWIEEFHLDGLRLDAVHAFHDEGPLHVIAELSQAARKAAGARSIILVAECEAQWVCTIQPTDGQGWGLDAVWSEDFHHSARVAATGRSEGYYTDYRGGPQELISCVKRAFLYQGQRYQWQDGPRGTAVRDEPAEQFVFFLQNHDQVANQLRGDRLHQKTGPGLHRALTALLLLAPETPMLFMGQEFGASAPFLFFADFPPGELARQIHQGRKQFLAQFPSYASAGAQAAVADPRDPAVFQRSKIDWSERERHAGSVRLHRDLLRLRREDPVIAQQARDRLDGAVIGPAAFVLRYAGKQGDDRLLLINLGADCDYRPAPEPLLAPPDGRTWHLLWSSDAPEYGGPGVIEPLTETGWVIPGESAALYSAKVKNGRSVLEERGPIGTV, encoded by the coding sequence ATGAGCGGGTCGGCTACCGTCGTGCCGGAGCAACCACATGGCAATCAAGCCCCGTCGGCCGGCCGTAAACGGCTTGGGGCTCAGGTCATCCAGGATGGCGTGCAATTCCGCTGTTGGGCACCCAAGCCTGCGCAGCTGGATGTCGTTCTCGAGCCCCATGGAACCGTTCATCCCCTCACAAGGGGAGCCGATGGATACTGGACCGGTGTCATCCCGGAGGCCAAGGCCGGCATGAGCTACCGCTATCGCTTGGATGGAAACAGCCTCTATCCGGATCCCTGTTCTCGATATCAACCGGATGGACCCCATGGGCCTTCGCTGATCGTCGACCCGGACACATTCGTTTGGAGGGATCGCGGGTGGCCAGGCCTGACGATGCATGGGCAGGTGATCTATGAGCTGCATATCGGCGCGTTTACCCCGGAAGGGACATTCGATGCAGCCGTCACGCGTCTCGATACCCTGAAGGATCTCGGCATCACCGTTATCGAGATCATGCCGGTGGCGGAGTTTCCCGGTCGATGGAATTGGGGCTATGACGGGGTCGGCCTCTATGCGCCTGCGCATGTGTACGGTGAGCCCGATGCCCTGAAACGGTTTGTGGACGAGGCGCATCTGCGAGGCCTGGGTGTGATTCTCGACGTTGTGTACAACCATTTGGGACCGGATGGAAACTATCTGCCTGCCTTCAGCGACGAATACCTCACCGATCGATATCCCAACGAATGGGGACAAGCGATCAATTTCGACGGACCCGGCTCCAAAGAGGTGCGGGAGTTTTTTATCCAGAATGCTTGTTACTGGATCGAAGAGTTTCATCTCGATGGCCTCAGGCTGGATGCCGTCCACGCATTTCATGATGAGGGGCCTCTGCACGTGATCGCAGAATTGTCTCAGGCAGCCAGGAAGGCGGCAGGAGCACGATCGATCATCCTGGTCGCCGAATGTGAGGCGCAGTGGGTCTGTACGATTCAACCGACGGACGGACAGGGATGGGGGCTCGATGCGGTCTGGAGTGAAGATTTTCACCACAGCGCGCGTGTAGCCGCCACGGGCCGAAGCGAAGGCTATTACACCGACTATCGGGGCGGGCCGCAGGAGCTGATTTCCTGTGTAAAGCGGGCGTTTCTTTACCAGGGACAACGCTATCAATGGCAAGATGGCCCGCGTGGAACGGCCGTTCGTGACGAGCCGGCGGAGCAGTTTGTATTTTTTCTTCAGAACCATGACCAGGTGGCCAATCAGTTGCGGGGAGACCGATTGCACCAGAAGACCGGTCCCGGTCTGCATCGCGCCTTGACGGCGCTCCTCCTGCTGGCTCCCGAAACACCGATGTTATTCATGGGGCAGGAGTTCGGGGCATCCGCTCCCTTTTTGTTCTTCGCCGACTTTCCACCTGGCGAATTGGCCCGGCAGATCCACCAAGGGAGAAAGCAGTTCCTCGCTCAGTTTCCGAGTTATGCCTCCGCGGGGGCTCAGGCGGCCGTCGCTGATCCTCGCGACCCTGCCGTGTTCCAGCGTTCCAAAATCGATTGGTCGGAGCGCGAGCGGCATGCCGGGTCCGTCCGATTGCATCGAGATCTGCTTCGCCTCCGGCGGGAAGATCCGGTCATCGCGCAACAGGCTCGTGACCGGCTGGATGGCGCCGTGATCGGACCGGCAGCGTTCGTCCTGCGGTATGCCGGTAAACAAGGCGATGATCGGCTGCTGCTCATCAATCTGGGGGCGGATTGCGACTATCGTCCCGCTCCTGAACCATTGCTTGCCCCGCCCGATGGGCGAACCTGGCACCTGCTCTGGTCGAGCGATGCGCCGGAATACGGAGGACCCGGAGTCATCGAGCCCTTGACCGAAACCGGATGGGTCATTCCTGGTGAATCGGCAGCGTTGTATTCCGCCAAGGTTAAGAACGGGAGGTCAGTCTTGGAGGAGCGAGGTCCGATAGGAACGGTATAA
- a CDS encoding amylo-alpha-1,6-glucosidase, translating to MVQVDNMTLSVPLEQLQDSDALLSREWLVTNGLGGYASGTLLGAPTRRYHGMFVPDLPSPWGRTVMIPRLDEEVVVEGESVLLSGIEFEDGRLESDLTKVISAFTREWQTPVWRCSFKGRQLEKRVIMPYGHNSVYVEYRLLEGDSVRLHLRPFVTFRMLDAPLHDARKPPFPLTVLDGRYEMSLCENAPSLKMCLRPHAGVFVADPLLSPGVSYRVDRDRGAEHVESLASPGYFSADLMPGLPIAFVSSTEPWEHLEFTPEAIFDAEAQRLNKLVAQLPDASQHDIERWLTLAADQFIVLPGSRMEEQALARASGDEARTVIAGYHWFTDWGRDTMISLDGLTLCTGRYREARSILRTFANYMQDGLLPNLFPEGQRKALYHTVDATLWYFHALDRYHRVTGDSETLLALRTVLKSVIEHHHNGTHFGIGVDRHDGLLRAGAEGYQLTWMDAKVDGWVVTPRRGKPVEIQALWYNALRCMVEWGEMAGEETSEWALMATRARQSFNERFWRQEGGYLLDVIDGEQGDDPSFRPNQILAIALQHPILDESRWRSVVDAVEHKLLTPVGLRSLSRDHRDYKPIYFGDLRARDAAYHQGTVWAWLIGPFIDAWLKVYKDAPKSREMLEGFHSHLLENGIGTVSEIFDAEPPYHPRGCIAQAWSVAELLRVCRKTKQALEPQ from the coding sequence ATGGTGCAAGTCGATAATATGACTCTCTCTGTGCCGCTGGAGCAGCTTCAGGACAGCGATGCCTTGCTCTCCAGAGAATGGCTGGTGACGAATGGTCTCGGCGGCTATGCCTCCGGGACATTGCTCGGCGCCCCGACTCGCCGTTACCACGGGATGTTCGTGCCCGATCTTCCCTCGCCTTGGGGGCGGACAGTCATGATTCCCCGCCTGGACGAAGAAGTCGTGGTGGAGGGAGAGTCCGTGCTCCTCAGCGGCATCGAGTTTGAAGATGGGCGCTTGGAGAGCGACCTGACAAAGGTGATCAGTGCGTTCACCCGTGAGTGGCAAACTCCTGTCTGGCGCTGCTCATTCAAGGGCAGGCAGCTGGAAAAGCGCGTCATCATGCCGTACGGTCACAACTCGGTCTATGTGGAATACCGGTTGCTGGAGGGTGATTCGGTCCGGTTGCATCTCCGCCCGTTCGTGACCTTTCGCATGCTGGATGCGCCGCTCCATGACGCGAGGAAGCCTCCCTTTCCGCTCACGGTGCTCGACGGGCGTTACGAAATGTCTCTGTGCGAAAATGCCCCGTCGCTCAAAATGTGCCTGCGGCCTCACGCTGGAGTCTTTGTGGCCGACCCGCTGTTGAGTCCAGGTGTGTCCTATCGAGTGGACCGCGATCGCGGGGCTGAACATGTCGAAAGCCTCGCAAGTCCCGGCTACTTCAGCGCGGACCTGATGCCGGGTCTGCCCATCGCGTTTGTGTCCAGCACGGAGCCGTGGGAACACCTCGAGTTCACTCCCGAAGCGATTTTTGACGCGGAAGCGCAACGGCTCAATAAGTTGGTGGCACAGCTGCCGGATGCAAGTCAGCATGATATTGAACGATGGCTGACGCTTGCGGCAGACCAGTTTATCGTCCTCCCGGGTTCGCGCATGGAAGAGCAAGCGCTTGCACGAGCGTCAGGCGATGAAGCGCGAACGGTGATCGCCGGCTATCATTGGTTCACCGACTGGGGACGCGACACGATGATCAGTTTAGACGGACTCACGCTCTGTACCGGCCGATACCGAGAAGCGCGGTCGATTCTTCGCACCTTCGCCAACTATATGCAGGACGGACTCCTGCCCAATTTGTTCCCTGAGGGACAGCGGAAGGCGCTCTACCATACGGTGGATGCGACGCTCTGGTATTTTCACGCGCTGGACCGGTATCACCGGGTGACCGGCGACAGCGAGACTCTGCTGGCCCTGCGGACCGTTTTGAAATCCGTCATCGAACATCATCACAACGGCACCCATTTCGGTATCGGCGTGGATCGGCACGATGGGCTCTTGCGGGCGGGCGCGGAGGGATATCAGCTCACCTGGATGGATGCGAAGGTGGACGGGTGGGTCGTGACCCCTCGGCGCGGCAAGCCGGTCGAAATTCAAGCTCTTTGGTATAACGCGCTCCGGTGCATGGTGGAGTGGGGGGAGATGGCCGGGGAGGAGACGAGCGAGTGGGCGCTGATGGCGACCAGGGCGCGGCAATCGTTCAATGAGAGGTTCTGGCGCCAGGAGGGTGGCTATTTGCTCGATGTCATCGACGGCGAGCAGGGCGATGATCCCAGTTTTCGCCCGAATCAGATTCTCGCGATTGCCCTACAGCACCCGATCCTCGACGAATCGCGATGGCGCTCGGTAGTGGATGCCGTCGAACACAAGTTGCTGACGCCGGTCGGGCTGCGCAGTCTCTCGCGCGACCATCGCGACTACAAGCCGATCTACTTCGGAGACCTTCGCGCCAGAGATGCCGCCTATCATCAGGGAACGGTCTGGGCGTGGCTGATCGGACCCTTTATCGACGCCTGGTTGAAGGTCTACAAGGATGCGCCGAAGTCACGAGAGATGTTGGAAGGTTTTCACTCCCATTTGCTGGAGAACGGCATCGGCACGGTGAGCGAGATTTTCGATGCGGAACCTCCCTACCATCCACGCGGGTGCATCGCCCAAGCCTGGAGCGTCGCAGAGCTTTTGCGGGTCTGCAGAAAAACGAAACAGGCCCTGGAGCCTCAATGA
- a CDS encoding Slp family lipoprotein, protein MMRTSWSPACPTISRNRPVWPHLLAGVAAMLLSLATGCAQSAHQSGRDLLDRILPDHVQQQVDPSVSFAALKANPSAYQGNTIMVSGIVLKSRRVKDRTEIEVLQIPTGSGAVPTNDRTRSQGRFLAVKSGEFLDPAVVDAGTPVTIVGEVGPAVTRAMDEGEYTYPVLEIKHLVDWDEVNPQIRSAPYAYPYGRSMYAYPYSYWGPYGGLGGWYGGYPGYGYGYPYYGPFYGIGSGSSAPSGPPPASAPPQFKK, encoded by the coding sequence ATGATGCGCACATCCTGGTCACCGGCCTGTCCTACCATTTCTAGAAACCGACCGGTCTGGCCGCATCTTCTGGCCGGCGTGGCGGCTATGCTGTTATCGCTCGCGACCGGCTGTGCCCAAAGCGCTCACCAATCAGGCCGAGATCTGCTCGATCGAATCTTGCCGGACCACGTGCAGCAACAAGTCGACCCGTCAGTCTCGTTCGCCGCATTGAAAGCCAATCCATCCGCCTATCAAGGCAATACCATCATGGTCAGCGGCATCGTGCTCAAGAGCAGGCGAGTGAAGGATCGCACCGAGATTGAGGTACTGCAAATTCCTACCGGCTCCGGCGCGGTGCCGACCAACGATCGCACGAGGTCCCAGGGCCGATTTCTGGCGGTCAAGAGCGGAGAGTTTTTGGATCCTGCGGTCGTCGATGCCGGCACACCGGTGACGATCGTCGGTGAGGTGGGACCTGCCGTGACGCGAGCGATGGATGAAGGGGAGTACACCTATCCGGTGCTTGAGATCAAACATCTGGTGGATTGGGATGAAGTCAATCCACAAATACGGTCCGCACCCTACGCCTATCCCTATGGGCGCTCCATGTATGCCTACCCCTATTCCTACTGGGGGCCATACGGAGGATTGGGAGGTTGGTATGGCGGTTATCCTGGGTACGGATATGGGTATCCCTACTATGGACCGTTCTACGGGATCGGCAGCGGTTCATCCGCCCCCAGCGGGCCACCACCCGCATCTGCGCCGCCACAGTTCAAGAAATGA
- a CDS encoding FAD-dependent oxidoreductase, with protein sequence MCIVGAGIAGLTTTYCLMKEGKSIILLDAGQPGGGMTQRTTAHLSNALDDRYVEIERLHGKTGAQLAAHSHTAAIDWIDKVRFEERIECDFTRLDGYLFAPSDDARHLIEEEWQAARRAGVEGVERLDRLPGNMFETGPCLRFPRQAQFHPLKYVSGLLKAIRAGGGRVFSNAHVTSVDSDTPIKLETSQGSVVTADAVVIATNTPINNLLTIHTKQAAYISYVIGATIPSGSIEPALFWDTLDPYHYVRIHRQVSAREGEHSVLIVGGEDHKAGQADDGEARYARLEAWAREHFPMMNAVVFRWSGQVMESVDGLAFIGRNPGDPDNLYIATGDSGMGMTHGTIAGLLITDLIMKRESPWSSLYDPSRRPVHAAGEFIRESLNVAAQYTDWVTGGDVETEAQIPRGQGAVLRDGLTKMAIYRDARGDLHTCSAVCPHLGCIVAWNHAENTWDCPCHGSRFDKFGKVLNGPATSDLTPLKQEDT encoded by the coding sequence GTGTGCATTGTAGGGGCTGGAATCGCCGGGCTCACGACGACCTACTGCCTGATGAAGGAGGGCAAATCCATCATCCTGTTGGACGCCGGACAGCCTGGCGGAGGCATGACTCAACGGACGACGGCGCACCTGTCGAACGCCCTCGACGATCGTTACGTGGAAATAGAACGACTCCATGGCAAGACCGGCGCGCAACTGGCGGCCCATAGCCACACGGCCGCTATTGATTGGATCGACAAGGTTCGATTCGAAGAACGGATCGAGTGCGACTTTACGAGGCTGGACGGTTATCTCTTCGCTCCTTCTGATGATGCCCGACACCTTATCGAGGAAGAATGGCAGGCCGCGAGACGGGCCGGCGTCGAGGGTGTCGAGCGACTGGACCGGTTGCCGGGGAATATGTTTGAGACCGGTCCCTGCCTGCGGTTTCCCAGACAGGCCCAATTTCACCCGTTGAAGTACGTGTCGGGTCTGCTCAAGGCCATTCGAGCCGGCGGGGGGCGAGTCTTCAGCAATGCCCATGTTACCAGCGTCGACAGCGATACGCCGATCAAACTGGAAACGAGCCAAGGGAGCGTGGTGACTGCAGATGCCGTCGTCATCGCCACCAATACACCCATCAACAATCTGCTGACCATTCATACCAAACAAGCGGCCTACATCAGTTATGTGATCGGAGCAACCATACCCAGCGGATCGATCGAACCGGCATTATTTTGGGATACGCTCGACCCGTATCATTATGTGCGAATTCATCGGCAGGTATCGGCTCGAGAGGGGGAGCATTCCGTCCTCATCGTGGGCGGCGAGGACCACAAGGCCGGACAGGCCGACGACGGAGAAGCCCGCTATGCTCGCCTGGAGGCATGGGCGCGCGAGCATTTTCCCATGATGAACGCCGTCGTATTTCGGTGGTCCGGACAAGTCATGGAGTCGGTGGATGGCCTAGCCTTCATCGGCCGGAACCCGGGCGACCCAGACAATCTTTACATCGCAACCGGAGACTCCGGTATGGGCATGACCCATGGCACAATTGCCGGACTGCTCATCACCGATCTCATTATGAAACGCGAGTCGCCTTGGTCCTCGCTGTATGATCCTTCGCGCCGGCCGGTGCACGCCGCAGGCGAGTTTATCCGCGAATCACTGAACGTCGCAGCTCAATATACCGACTGGGTAACCGGAGGGGATGTTGAAACCGAGGCACAGATTCCACGTGGACAGGGAGCGGTGCTGAGAGATGGGCTGACAAAGATGGCGATCTACCGCGATGCCCGGGGAGATCTTCACACATGTTCGGCCGTGTGCCCGCATCTGGGCTGCATCGTGGCCTGGAACCATGCAGAAAATACGTGGGACTGTCCCTGTCACGGCTCAAGGTTCGACAAATTCGGAAAAGTTCTCAATGGTCCTGCGACGAGCGACCTCACCCCGCTCAAGCAGGAAGACACCTAG